Genomic segment of Pochonia chlamydosporia 170 chromosome 1, whole genome shotgun sequence:
CAGTACAGAGACTTAGACACGTCTTCGCCACGGCAAAGTGATAGTGGCGTAGATGCGGCAAACCGCCATCCACTGCAAGTCACGCAGGTAGCAGGCTAATTTGGATGCATGTGGACTTGGGCGAAATCAAATCTGGTCATGGGTACAGGGACTTACAAGGTATGGTAATGGGAAGGAATGTTGTACATATATTGTACATGGCGTAGAAAAGTTGAGTCGTCCAGCTGTTTAGCTGCGGAACTGGGGATTTGCGGACACTTGTTTAATAGCTGACTACTATGCTGTATAGCATAATTGAAATTTTGACAATATAAGGAAGGGGTTGTCGATGTGCAGTGAACATTCGGGCACCTCACAGCCCAAGTTGAGTACATAGATGACCATGCCAATATCAGCCATGAAGTATTACCCAGGCACTCAAAAATGACACAGGTAGAAATTACTAGACGCTTAGAGTGAGATTAGGTACATACAAGAACCCCAAAGTGTAAATAGAATACCTAGCCGCTTCTTAACAACATAGATCCAGATCGGATGGCATCCGAACCCAGGGGCGAGGATGACACGAGcataccagacttgatcaGTCATGTAATAAATACTTGAACTGAATTTACCGCGCGGGATCCCCACCGCCACCGCAGAAATCAACGAAAAATCCTAATACGACCTTGGcagtcttgactcttgaaaCTGTCATATTTCCATGCCGCGCGGGAttggatggccaagaaggtACAATATAGCTTCAGACATTGATACCTGGTATTTAATTAAATAGATATAAAATTCTATTGGCGGCGGCTTTTCCCCAGCCCGACAGCCCGAACCAGTCGACTCCAGCGGCAACTTGCTTACAAGTCCTTTGGTCAGCAAGAACGGCGCTAAATCTGCACACCAAAAACGGCATATTCGAACCACTCTTAAAGACTAGTGTCGCCTGGCATTTTTCAGAATATATAAATTTAAAGATGTGAAATGAATTGTCGTTTCATAGCCAGGAGATTGGCCATTCAGACGAAACAAACAATAAGTTTACCATCTATAACATATCGGGTATTCCCGGTCTCATCAGCGATTCCAGCACACATCACGCCTACTGTACTGCATTTCCGACAATCTTCAACATTCAACATGACAGGCGATAAAGTTGCCGCAAAAGATGCCACAACACCAGAGACCAAAGACTTGCCGCCCTTGACAGACCATGAATTTAAGATCTTCAACCGTCTAGCAGACCGGATGGAACAATTCGTACGTCCTCCACCCGCCCGCCCATTCATCACCCCAGCACATATTGCAGACACAAATATGCTAACATCACCAGCACAACTATTTccgccaaacttggaacCTCCTCTGGaccgcagcaacaacatcccGCCGCCCCCAAAACCTCACCGTCAAGCAATTCCTCAACGAAGCCATCTCCTTCACGAGCCACCTCTCCGCGCACCACGGCATCGAAGAAGCCCACGTGTTCCCGCTGCTAGCGACGCGCATGCCGGAATTTGACCCCAAGAGAGGCAAGTTGGTGAAGCAGCATGAGCAGATCCACAAGGGGCTGGAGGAGTTCGAGGCTTACGTGAAGAAGTGCCATGCGGGCAaggaggagtttgagatGAGCGTgctgaaggagaagatggaggGGTGGGGAGGCGTGCTGTGGGAGCatttggatgaggaggtgaGGATGTTGGGGGCGGATAGGATGAGGCGTGTTTGGAGTAAGGAtgagatgatgaggatgcctATGTGATTTGATGCTGAGTGtagatgttgaagatgaggagatAGTGATGGGTATGAGGGGAATGGATTGAATTGAGAGATACAAGCGCTGTTTGAATATTTGAATTTAGATATAAAAATATACTAGAATGGGTATTATACCCTTGACGGGAAGATGTACACACGCTGACCTGCCCAACGCAGGAGACTGAAGCCATACCTCAAAGCACCCGAGTCTAAGAGGCCTAGACCCTCACAAAGGAAAGTTGGAGTAGACTATATCGTCCCGAGCACTTCCTACCTGTCCCATCTCTTTTAGCTCAAGACCACATCCCCAGCCACTTCACCCTATTCAACTCCCTACGCCGTATCCCGCCACAAGTCAACCATGCCCCCCGTCGCAGGGTAAAACGCCAACAACGAAATCATAATATCAGGCAGGAACCCGCCCGTCGTTGACCCCCAATGAACCGTGAGAGGAGCCCACGCCAAGTTcctgaagaagctcttgtTCCACTGCGCCGCCCAAACCGTATCCTTTGCCGCCGCACCACTGCTCACCTTGCGAGCCCGCTCGACCAGCAAGCGAGCCCCCTCCATGGCAACATACAGACCCCAAGCGCGAACACTCAGCAGCCCCAAACGGCCCTGTGTAGCCGGCGCAAACGGCAGAACCTTCTTACTCGACAAAAAGGCCACGTTCTCAGACGCCTGGTAGACGATGAGAGACGTAATCTGTGCAAAAGAGACGAGCGTGTCGAACAGGGCCTCGGACGAATCTTCAGTTCCAATCGCCTTGTCCTTGGACTTTGCTGATGCGCGCGTCCTCAGAACCAGTCTCTTGGCGGCAAAGTATAAGCCTAGCAGGCCCCAGAGGCGGCCCATGGTTCTGGTTTCGCTAAtcatggcggcgagggcCTTGAACCGTCCTCCTACCTGGAGAGCCAGGGCCGCGAGCGGAGGCTGCGGCGTGGCAGAGGACATTACCACGGTTGTCGCGGGCGGTAGCTTGAACGCCAGGGCGACGAGACGCCGTGCTGATTGTCGGATGGCTGCTCCGCCGACGGTTTCCAGCACGGAGCCGGTTAATCGGGAGGCATAGCAGGCGAAGAGGAGGACGGCCTCGGCGCCGGCTCGTGTTTGCATGCATCGTAGGAGGTGCGCGAGGAAGGCGTCCACGCGGGATGGAGTTGTAGCGAGGACGGCGGAGATGGGAGCCTTTTGGTTTGACGGCGGAGGTGCTGATGGGGGAACGGCGGAATCGACGCTGGTGTCGATGCCGGCGGTGGATTTCTCGGCGGCAGTCATGTTTGCGAGGTTGCGGCCAGAGGTTGGAGTTTGTATGACAAGCAgtggtggtgttgggttGCTGCTTTGGGTGTCGAGGTGTCGAGGTTGATGGGCAGATAAGATTATCTATCGGTTCGAGCCTCGGATATGCGAGGACGCAAAGGGCGCCGTGGGGCCTGTGAGCTGTCGAGGTAGAACAAGAGGTGCGAGTCTTCGGTAAATTGGTGGAAATATTGGTGCACGCTGGTAATTGTCCACGGATAAAGAGGAATTGGAGTGCCGGACAGCCACTTTTGAAATGTTGAGGTCAACTGTGCTTCAATTGTGTGATGCGGCGGAGGCCGGggtatgtatgtatgtgtaAGTATGCTACCAAATGGATATGTATGCCTTTGCATGCAGCCACCCCGAACTGTCTCCGGAGTCCCCTCTGAGACGCtgaaagctcaagctgtTAGGCTTGACCCTTAAATTGTTTGTGGGGTCCCAGTATCCTCTCCTCgagtttcaatgttccaatTCGCGAGGTTCAatgtggctgctgttgtcGCATTGGCTTCGGTGCCTCGGCATTAAATCATCATTCAACGCTCCACCATCCTCGGTCGGCTGAAGTTCTTGTCCCATGCTCTACTACCACTAAGCCTTGTTATATTGTCTTTCATAAACGACTGAATGTATTAATATGTGATTGGCAAAGTATGGTTATTACTCGTAGCTCATTCTTTTACTTGTCTTGGATGTAAACCTCAACACATGTTTCGTCCCGAGGCAACCAACCACTAACTACCTAATCGTCTGATACGCAGGACGCATCCCGTTGACCCAATACGAAAACCAGACACCCCTGAGTACATTGTCTAACTACAGCATGTTAACAATACCAGAGCAGTGTAGTTCCATCCAAGGGACACGCCGTCCCGCGAAAATACCCGTCGTGCCACATCAGTTGACTTGAGCCGGCACCCGCTGCCGCGGAGCTCCGGCGGCTCATCAACGTTGATTCCCAGTCAATGCCATACTTCAGGATTGAGCACTCCTAACCCCCCACAAATGCGTTCTAGCATCCCAAATGCAGTTTACTCCTGGCCAATTTCAGGGACCCTGTTGGTTAGACTTTGGGGTTGATGGAGAATAGAACCAAGGATCCGACTAAGGTGGCACTCGCCGGAGTCCGGCCATGGAAACCATGAGTGACAAATATTTTGAATTCACCGGGTATACTTGTACTGACCAGGCGACATATTGAAACAATTTCATTTTGACTCAAGAGAACTGGTTTGAACGGTGACTATATCTGACAGATTGGTTGCAATGATGCACAATTCCAATGTTCTACTGCCAGGCCTGTTCAGGGTTGGTAACATTACTTCAGGATGCCCGAGGTTGCTCTGCAGAAAGTTGACTTTGAATTAAATCGAGCAAAGCATCCATCTTGGGTCCAATCCTGATTAAGCTATAACTCTATACAAGATATGATTTGCCGTCGAAACTAGTTAGGATATGCCGTGCCAGACAAACACAAGGGAGTCTGTTCCTTGCCAAGTTAAGACACCACTTGGTAGTTGATCCAAAATAGCCAGACCTACAACTACAGTAGCAAAATGACTCCCGAAACAGAACAACGAAGCTAACCCTCTACATGTAGACTTGGTAATCCAGTAAGGAAACCACATTCCAATCCTTATGAGCCACCTTACGTAGttgcaacagcagcaccgcTCCATCCACACAAGTGGAAGATTCTAAACCGTCACATCTTAAAGTCGTGGACATACGTCTAGAATAAGTTTTTGTATTCACCTCTCTATCCCCCCGAAACAACTTTGTGGACAAAGGGAGAGAAATTGACACTTCCAACTACCCGCCCCCGCCATGCATTTTTATGCAAATCCTCAGTTTCGACCGCATATCTCGTGTCATCCGTCACATCCATCAAGCCCCATTCCATTCCATGCATGACAGTTAGGACACAACAAAGAAAAATAGCCACAAATAGTTTTAATAACTTCCCGTATGCCGTAAGCTGCGCGAAAAGTGTGCGCCTACGCCCAAATACCAAGTTTGTTTAAATGCCTTTCTCCTCCACCAGGACTGCAAAACAGTCTCTTTGGTCTCTTAACCCCGAACAGCGGCTCCCAAAGCACCACCAGTGAATTGAGTACCACCAGCTTGTCTTTGAGTGTTGCCACCGGTACGAGCACCGCCACGTCCAGATCGCTGGCCTCCTCGTTGGCCACCGCGCCCACGGCCGCCTTGTCGCTCGAAAGCGTTGGATGTGCCTTGGGTGCGGTGCTCGAGAGTCCGCTCGTTGGTCTCAATGAGTGCGCTAGCCTTGTCAGACAGTGTGAGTGCCAGTGACTGAAGGCGGCTGAGTTCAACTCCCTTGCGGAAGATGACGTTGTTCGTGACCTGGTCCAGTGAGGCGGCCAATTCCTCGTGGCTAATCATCTTACTGACAATGGCGGCAACCTTGGTAATGTCCAGCTCAAACATTGCGCTGACAGTGTCAAGGGCCAGAGTGTCGTAGAAGGGGGCGTATGTGAAGAGGTAGGTGCGAAGACCTTCCTCCTGGATCTGTTTGGAGAGCATGGTCTTGATCTCCTCGGCATTGGGCATCAGTTCCCAGATCTTGATGCTGTGAATAAAAGTTGTTGACTTCTTCCATTCGCCAGCCGCAAGGGCCTTGGAAGCCTGCATGACGTGATCCCTGGTGTTCTCAGGGGGTCCGGTGAAAATTTGTCTCTCGTGGTACTCGAGCATGCGTCTGTAGGTCTTGCTGATGACGCGCTTCTTGACGTCGGGTGAGGATCCAGTCTGGGCCAGCAGAGGGATCTCCAGGAGCatgctgcaagtcaagtACACGCACTCCAAAAGTTCTAGGTTGATGTGCATGTGGAACGGTAGCTGGCGCTGCTTCTCCAGTCGCTCCTGCTCGGGAGAGACTTGGTTGTATCTCTGCATCATCACACCTTGGGCCAGCAGCTCCTTTTGTCGGCCACTACCACAAATCTCCTGCAGGGTGTTTTGCGCATCGTAGACGAGACCCTTGCGGAAGGCACACAAGCCAACCTGAACCAAAGTTCGGTTGTAAAGGATTTGAGTCAGGACGTCGAAGTTGGGAATGGTGTCCTGCAAATGAGACATGAGCATCATGTCACGGGCCTTGTAGTACTCGCCATGGAGGGCGAGGAAATAGACCTGGCACAACATGGCTCGAGCACGAATAATGCCGTCGCTATTGCTGAACAGGTAGTTGCAGAGGACATTAACCAAGTTGTTGGCGTCGCTGGACTGGCTGCGAGGAGTGATGACGGAGTCGACCTTATCGCCCGAGGCTTTCCAGCAGTTCTCCTCAAAGGTCTTGATAACTTGAGCAGGCTGCGAAAAGTCTTGTTAGTTTCTGCATCTTTGAGAAATGAATTGATAACTGGGATGGCTTCCTACCTTGAAGTAGACGTGTTCCAATCGTCGCATGACGATTCTGTTGACGCTGTCCTGAGGAATCTCCAGTGCGGAGTCCTTGCGCAAGTACTCGTAGTAGAGCTGGCCGCGGACAATGATGTTATACAAAGCACCCTCATCTTGAAGACGTTCGATGTATTCCGAAGTGTGGGGATCGATGCTTTGAAGGGATCGGACCAATTCATCATCAAGTCTCTCAACATATGATACCACGCTACCAGCAACCTTGATGTACTTCTCACCAGGCTGGAGAGCAGGGggcttctcgtcgtcgtcccattcttcaacattctCGACAACAACGTAGTCCTTGTTATTCTCAAGAACAGTCAGGAGAGTAGAGAGTTCcttctcagcagccttcCAGTGTTCCAGGGGCATCACATTAGAAGTGCCAGCGCTCAGGTCGAATCGAGCGGAGACAATGGCGAGCAGAACACGGATCTGTTGGTAGGGAGTGTTGGCAATCTcgccaagcttctccatAACCTTGATCTGCTCAACGCGGTCGGTGTTCTTCTTACCACGAGTCTCCATGATGCCTCGCAGGTGCTTGAAAATACCCTCGGGGGTGTACTGTAAAGTGCGGCCACCCTTGCCGACGGTGGCAAAAccatcatcgccaagttCTTCAGGCTGagcaacttcttcctcaaatCTGGCAatcttcttcggcttcttAACGGGCTCAGGCTCCTCGTCCTCTGACTCCATGAAGCCATCCTTGTCTTCTCTGTAGGCAGTGACCTCGGTCTGATACTCCTTGCTGGTCTTCTTGATCTTTTGTTTGACAGCATTCAGGTTACGGGCCTGGATGGCGTTCATCTTCTTGGGTGTGACCTTTTGTTTGGCCAGAGCCTCGTTCATGAAATCCTCCAACTCGGCGATGATTCGGATATAAGGCTTGGGTGTCTTGCCGCCATCTTGGATGCGGGTCACTTGTCTGCTGAGTTTATCGAATTCTgtccaaaaaaaaaaaaaaaaattgatGTTAGCATCATGATGAGTCCCAAATATTTTAAGTGCATCTTGTGTCTGTCTGGGCCAGCATATTGCATGCAAAGTCGCCCTTCCCCCAAAATTTCTGCCCCGACCTATGGAACAGGAATCGGGCAAATGCCCACAGTCTTTCAAAGACGAGGCTTCCACGTACCGGCTGAGATCAATGTCCAGTCGCCGTTCTTCTGGCCGTTCTCGATTTGCTTAATCGATGCATCGAGTTCATCGCGTTGTTTGTCCTTGGCACTCTTCACTTTGGCTCggacttcttcctcctcactgTCGCTGTCTGAAGCGGCATCCCTCAAGAAACGGTTGGCACCACcggcttcgtcgtcgctggAACTTTCATCCTCGCTCATGTCAGAgtcgtccatgtcgtcaGAATCGTCGGAATCATTCTGGTCGAGGCCGccctgctcctgctgctcCTCGTCGGTGTAgagctcttcctcatcagagGAGCTGTCGCTGGAGCTGTCCTCTCCACCACGGAAAAATCGAGACATGGTGGGCAAATATTTCTCTTGACGCTATTCCTCGGTGGATTTTGTCGCCTCGGGACGATCGAGGGGATAAATAGGATCTGTCGCGAGGTGCGATGCGCGGGGTTAGGAATCGAGACGTGCTCTTGAGGGTCGAAAATTGATGATTTTTGGTGGGAGGTGGGGCGCGCAACTTGGGGCTTAGCGAAGAGTCAGACTCAGACCAGGCAAGGAGGCAGGGAGGCAGGCACAGTCAAAAAGTTACAGTTGTCACAGTGCAGGTGCTCACACTCAGCCCCTCCTTCCCTGTGTAGTGCCGCCACTGGTGGCTCCGTCTCGCCTTGTGAATTCTTTGCTTGGGAAATTTTGTGGGTGCTTAGGTCAGCGGTCGGGTTTTGGTTTTTCCTTGACACCAGCACCTTTGTGCAGTGTGATGCCTGTGACAGTGCCTGGAGATGCTGTACCCTCCGCCACAATGTGCGCTAGCTGGTTGCGTGGTTGACCACTGAACGGCCACGCATTAGCCGTTTGGCCTGATTAGTGTGGGCACATCGAACAGGTCGGCTGACGGCGGGAGCGTCTGGGCCGACTGACGACTTGGTTGGTGGTTCGGAATATTGTTACTCATTGAATGCCCTTGATTTctcagcagcttcaacttctcACCGACGTCACAGCTCATACACTCTCGCAGCGACAAATTTTGCCTTGCAGTTGTCGCCATGGTCGGTGTTGGCTGCGCGAATAGCGCATCGGTCGCGAGGTCGTTCGTCCAAATAGCGAAGCGTGGTTACTCAACCGCGGCCGAAAGACCATCTGCTCCTCTAGAGTTTCTGCTCCCACGAACTGTGCAAAAGGTCGACTGCCGCGCAGCGTTTCTGTTGCAATCGACAAGTCGCGGTCCCAACAGCAGTCGTTCCTTACAGCATACCCCATTTGCGAGTGTTGTACGTCAACCGCAGAGAAGAGGTTTCTCAGCGTCCGCCACCCGCCAGGCTACGGTGTGTGTTCTCAATCCTCAGGCGGACGAAGATGGTAAGGAAATGATGTTGGAGATTACTCCCAGGGCGGCCAAGGTATGTTAATGTTTTACACTATTTACGAAAGGCCTTCACATTAACACCTCGATCTTGCAGCGCCTGTCAGAAATTATGAAGAAAGACGACAACCCAAATCTGGCACTCCGAATCCAAGTAGAAAGCGGCGGCTGTCACGGCTTCCAATATCTCATGAGCCTTGTCACTATACCGCCCAAAGACACGTCTGAGTGGTCGACTGTTGTAAACGACGATGATACCATCTTCCAATACTCCTCCGACGAAGCACCGACGGCACAATTATCCGAAGGTGGCGCTAGGGTAATACTGGATGAGCCGTCTCTGGACTTGCTAAAAGGTAGCAAGGTGGACTTCACAATGGAACTAATCGGGTCACAATTCAAGATTGTTGACAATCCATACGCCACCAGTAGCTGCGGTTGTGGTACAAGTTTTGATATCAAGATGTGAGAGGTGGGACAGGGACTTGTTTAAAAGGCGAAGGCTGTGTACATCTGAAATTAGAATCCAAGGGAGAGAAAACTATCCTTGCTCCACTCATAAATACTGCATTATAGAATTTCACACACATACTGTGTGGTTCTAATAGAATAAACATGTTTCATGCATACAACGTGGTGATATTAGGCAGGGTCATAGGACCGCCAGGCTGTGGCGAAAGACTATAGTTATATGGAAGACTTCATCACCTAGTGAACCCAACTTGAATCATTCAAGATCACAATGTGGCATGTGGAACTCTGTGTGTCATTCATCAAGGAATCAATTACCCTAATACGAAACGCCGAGCACCCATGCCGTAGAAAGTTTTCCCATTGTCCATGCCACACCAAACCCAGTCGTTAAAGCTAAACCACTTTTATTTCACTAAATCTAGTTCATTTGGCGGACGAGGGCGTTGATGGCCTCCTCGCGGTTGCCAAGGTCACCACCCTCAATGAAGTGCTTGAACTTGCGGGTGCGGAAACCACCAGTGGGGTTGGAGAGCTTGAAGGGCCACAGGAAGTTGGAGGCCTGCTTGAAGTTGGGGCCGACGGAGTAGATCTCGTGGACGAGATCCTCCATGCAGACAATGCCATACTTGCCGAGAGACTCCTCAATGATGGCGTTGTCGGTCAAAGCAGTGCGCTGCTTGTTGACCTTACCGTAACCACGCTTGTAGACGAGCTCCTTGATGGTCTTCAGGTTGGGGTAACCGTAGGCAACCCAGGGCTCGACAATCTTCAACATCTCGGTGGTGGCCTTGGTAGCCTTGATGAAAACACCGTTGTTGATctggagaagacggagcaGCTGGAGAGTCTTGCGGGGCTTGGGGGGCATCTTGTTGATACCCTTGATACGGACGACAAAGATCAACTTGGACTCAGGAATGTAGGCAGAGTCGCTCTTCTTGGCAACA
This window contains:
- a CDS encoding iron sulfur cluster assembly-related protein (similar to Metarhizium robertsii ARSEF 23 XP_007818100.2), with the protein product MVGVGCANSASVARSFVQIAKRGYSTAAERPSAPLEFLLPRTVQKVDCRAAFLLQSTSRGPNSSRSLQHTPFASVVRQPQRRGFSASATRQATVCVLNPQADEDGKEMMLEITPRAAKRLSEIMKKDDNPNLALRIQVESGGCHGFQYLMSLVTIPPKDTSEWSTVVNDDDTIFQYSSDEAPTAQLSEGGARVILDEPSLDLLKGSKVDFTMELIGSQFKIVDNPYATSSCGCGTSFDIKM
- a CDS encoding peroxin 11C (similar to Metarhizium robertsii ARSEF 23 XP_007818102.2) codes for the protein MTAAEKSTAGIDTSVDSAVPPSAPPPSNQKAPISAVLATTPSRVDAFLAHLLRCMQTRAGAEAVLLFACYASRLTGSVLETVGGAAIRQSARRLVALAFKLPPATTVVMSSATPQPPLAALALQVGGRFKALAAMISETRTMGRLWGLLGLYFAAKRLVLRTRASAKSKDKAIGTEDSSEALFDTLVSFAQITSLIVYQASENVAFLSSKKVLPFAPATQGRLGLLSVRAWGLYVAMEGARLLVERARKVSSGAAAKDTVWAAQWNKSFFRNLAWAPLTVHWGSTTGGFLPDIMISLLAFYPATGGMVDLWRDTA
- a CDS encoding eukaryotic translation initiation factor 3 subunit C (similar to Coccidioides immitis RS XP_001240723.1) encodes the protein MSRFFRGGEDSSSDSSSDEEELYTDEEQQEQGGLDQNDSDDSDDMDDSDMSEDESSSDDEAGGANRFLRDAASDSDSEEEEVRAKVKSAKDKQRDELDASIKQIENGQKNGDWTLISAEFDKLSRQVTRIQDGGKTPKPYIRIIAELEDFMNEALAKQKVTPKKMNAIQARNLNAVKQKIKKTSKEYQTEVTAYREDKDGFMESEDEEPEPVKKPKKIARFEEEVAQPEELGDDGFATVGKGGRTLQYTPEGIFKHLRGIMETRGKKNTDRVEQIKVMEKLGEIANTPYQQIRVLLAIVSARFDLSAGTSNVMPLEHWKAAEKELSTLLTVLENNKDYVVVENVEEWDDDEKPPALQPGEKYIKVAGSVVSYVERLDDELVRSLQSIDPHTSEYIERLQDEGALYNIIVRGQLYYEYLRKDSALEIPQDSVNRIVMRRLEHVYFKPAQVIKTFEENCWKASGDKVDSVITPRSQSSDANNLVNVLCNYLFSNSDGIIRARAMLCQVYFLALHGEYYKARDMMLMSHLQDTIPNFDVLTQILYNRTLVQVGLCAFRKGLVYDAQNTLQEICGSGRQKELLAQGVMMQRYNQVSPEQERLEKQRQLPFHMHINLELLECVYLTCSMLLEIPLLAQTGSSPDVKKRVISKTYRRMLEYHERQIFTGPPENTRDHVMQASKALAAGEWKKSTTFIHSIKIWELMPNAEEIKTMLSKQIQEEGLRTYLFTYAPFYDTLALDTVSAMFELDITKVAAIVSKMISHEELAASLDQVTNNVIFRKGVELSRLQSLALTLSDKASALIETNERTLEHRTQGTSNAFERQGGRGRGGQRGGQRSGRGGARTGGNTQRQAGGTQFTGGALGAAVRG
- a CDS encoding 60S ribosomal protein L7 (similar to Metarhizium acridum CQMa 102 XP_007814339.1), giving the protein MGATSVPTKEQILVPETLLKKRKSQEKARAERTAAVQKKKAANKEKRGVIFKRAEKYVKEYRDAEREKIRLDRVAKKSDSAYIPESKLIFVVRIKGINKMPPKPRKTLQLLRLLQINNGVFIKATKATTEMLKIVEPWVAYGYPNLKTIKELVYKRGYGKVNKQRTALTDNAIIEESLGKYGIVCMEDLVHEIYSVGPNFKQASNFLWPFKLSNPTGGFRTRKFKHFIEGGDLGNREEAINALVRQMN
- a CDS encoding hemerythrin HHE cation binding domain-containing protein (similar to Beauveria bassiana ARSEF 2860 XP_008596600.1); its protein translation is MTGDKVAAKDATTPETKDLPPLTDHEFKIFNRLADRMEQFHNYFRQTWNLLWTAATTSRRPQNLTVKQFLNEAISFTSHLSAHHGIEEAHVFPLLATRMPEFDPKRGKLVKQHEQIHKGLEEFEAYVKKCHAGKEEFEMSVLKEKMEGWGGVLWEHLDEEVRMLGADRMRRVWSKDEMMRMPM